Proteins from one Paraburkholderia acidisoli genomic window:
- a CDS encoding glucose-6-phosphate isomerase gives MQWPEPRSFDVNLETGLIAGTDTHYQKRLGDLAGLYADTAAFEALAATRAGEVVYEVTDHRPSAEPGDLITGVTRMSAGKVGNEYFMTRGHIHANIDRPELYFGLKGHGLMLMEAPDGETRLVEVRANTICYVPPRWIHRSVNLGDTDLVMLFCYPADSGQDYEIIERSNGMRTRIVDDGQGGWRREQNPEWRARTIEEIETLIARQHETEQAR, from the coding sequence ATGCAATGGCCCGAACCGCGTTCGTTCGACGTGAATCTCGAGACCGGCCTGATCGCCGGGACCGACACGCACTACCAGAAACGCCTTGGCGATCTCGCCGGTCTGTATGCCGACACCGCCGCCTTCGAGGCGCTCGCCGCCACGCGCGCGGGCGAGGTGGTCTACGAAGTCACGGATCACCGGCCGAGCGCCGAACCGGGCGACCTCATCACGGGCGTGACGCGCATGAGCGCGGGCAAGGTGGGCAACGAGTACTTCATGACGCGCGGCCATATCCACGCGAACATCGACCGCCCGGAGCTGTACTTCGGGCTCAAGGGTCACGGCCTGATGCTGATGGAAGCGCCCGACGGCGAAACGCGCCTCGTGGAAGTGCGTGCCAACACGATCTGCTACGTGCCGCCGCGCTGGATTCATCGCTCGGTGAATCTGGGCGACACGGATCTGGTGATGCTGTTCTGTTATCCCGCCGATTCGGGTCAGGACTACGAGATCATCGAGCGTTCGAACGGCATGCGCACGCGCATCGTGGACGACGGCCAGGGCGGCTGGCGCCGCGAGCAGAATCCGGAATGGCGCGCGCGCACGATCGAGGAGATCGAAACGCTGATCGCGCGCCAGCACGAAACGGAGCAGGCGCGATGA
- a CDS encoding sugar ABC transporter substrate-binding protein, with protein MSRLMQKLLCAATFAAAGILATSPAFAADKMKVGISMKVLNAPYFAAAMESAKARATEMGADVIVSDAQGKMGKQISDVEDLVTRGVKVLLIDPADPEALVGAVNAASAAGVKVVVFDSTLNEKANYLTLVQSSNSQNGALVGRWVVDNLGDKPLKIALLSGEKGNPVGKERRDGVLAGIVEAQLEKTGKSNIQIVGQGWGNWSDEGGLKAMEDLLVANKDINMVLSENDSMLLGARRAIQSANRDGITLVAAADGQKEALALIKQGKYGVTALNDPALVARTAVDIGMKAAKGQAVNVPKVTFTPPVAISKSNVDKYYNPKAIF; from the coding sequence ATGTCGCGTCTCATGCAGAAACTGCTTTGCGCCGCCACGTTTGCCGCAGCCGGCATCCTGGCCACGAGTCCCGCGTTCGCTGCCGACAAGATGAAGGTCGGGATTTCGATGAAGGTGCTCAACGCGCCGTACTTCGCCGCCGCGATGGAGTCGGCGAAGGCGCGCGCCACGGAAATGGGCGCGGACGTGATCGTGTCCGACGCGCAGGGCAAGATGGGCAAGCAGATTTCCGACGTGGAAGACCTCGTCACGCGCGGCGTGAAAGTGCTGCTGATCGATCCCGCCGACCCCGAAGCGCTGGTGGGCGCGGTGAACGCCGCGAGCGCGGCGGGCGTGAAGGTCGTGGTGTTCGACAGCACGCTCAACGAGAAGGCCAATTACCTCACGCTGGTGCAGTCGTCGAATAGCCAGAACGGCGCGCTGGTGGGCCGCTGGGTTGTCGACAACCTGGGCGACAAGCCGCTGAAGATCGCGCTGCTCTCGGGCGAAAAGGGCAATCCGGTCGGCAAGGAACGCCGCGACGGCGTGCTCGCGGGCATCGTCGAGGCGCAGCTGGAAAAGACCGGCAAGTCCAACATTCAGATCGTCGGTCAAGGCTGGGGCAACTGGTCCGACGAAGGCGGCCTGAAGGCGATGGAAGACCTGCTGGTGGCCAACAAGGACATCAACATGGTGCTGAGCGAAAACGACAGCATGCTGCTCGGCGCGCGCCGCGCGATCCAGAGCGCGAACCGCGACGGCATCACGCTCGTTGCGGCCGCCGACGGCCAGAAGGAAGCGCTCGCGCTCATCAAGCAGGGCAAGTACGGCGTGACGGCGCTCAACGACCCGGCGCTGGTCGCGCGCACGGCGGTGGATATCGGCATGAAGGCGGCGAAGGGCCAGGCCGTCAACGTGCCGAAGGTGACCTTCACGCCGCCGGTCGCCATTTCGAAGAGCAACGTCGACAAGTACTACAACCCGAAGGCGATTTTCTAA
- a CDS encoding shikimate dehydrogenase family protein, whose translation MSYCAATRPTFYFIGVTTAQSSIMRVFPAWARHLGLGDVEMKGIDFPLHASREAYREAVEFLRDDPLSLGALVTTHKIDLYAACEDLFDEIDPHARIMGETSCLSKRDGKFVCHAKDPITSGLALDGFLPPDHFARTGAEVFSMGAGGSTIALSWHLMQTSRGANRPSRVIVSNRSAGRLEEIERIHRELDLGVPCEYVVAPRPEDNDAVLARLSPGALVINATGLGKDAPGSPLTHGGQFPDRAIAWDLNYRGDLVFLDQARAQQSARHLQVEDGWTYFIYGWTRVIAEVFHIDIPTRGAAFDEICRIAAAAGKPAPAKPAA comes from the coding sequence ATGAGCTATTGCGCCGCCACCCGGCCCACCTTCTACTTCATCGGCGTGACCACGGCGCAGAGTTCGATCATGCGCGTGTTCCCGGCATGGGCGCGCCACCTCGGTCTCGGCGACGTGGAAATGAAGGGCATCGACTTTCCGCTGCACGCGAGCCGCGAAGCGTACCGCGAGGCCGTCGAATTTTTGCGCGACGATCCGCTCTCGCTGGGCGCGCTCGTCACCACGCACAAGATCGACCTGTACGCCGCGTGCGAGGACCTGTTCGACGAGATCGATCCGCACGCGCGCATCATGGGCGAGACCAGTTGCCTCTCGAAGCGCGACGGCAAGTTCGTGTGCCACGCCAAAGATCCGATCACGTCCGGGCTCGCGCTCGACGGCTTCCTGCCGCCCGATCACTTCGCGCGCACCGGCGCCGAAGTGTTCTCGATGGGCGCGGGCGGCTCGACCATCGCGCTCAGCTGGCATCTGATGCAGACGAGCCGCGGCGCGAACCGGCCGTCGCGCGTGATCGTCTCGAACCGCTCGGCCGGCCGCCTGGAAGAGATCGAGCGCATTCATCGCGAACTGGATCTGGGCGTGCCGTGCGAGTACGTGGTCGCGCCGCGCCCCGAAGACAACGACGCCGTGCTCGCGCGCCTCTCGCCGGGCGCGCTCGTCATCAACGCGACGGGACTCGGCAAGGACGCGCCCGGCTCGCCGCTCACCCACGGCGGGCAGTTCCCCGACCGCGCCATTGCCTGGGACCTGAACTATCGCGGCGACCTCGTGTTTCTCGACCAGGCGCGCGCCCAGCAAAGCGCGCGGCACTTGCAGGTGGAAGACGGCTGGACCTATTTCATATACGGCTGGACGCGCGTCATTGCCGAGGTGTTTCATATCGACATCCCGACGCGCGGCGCGGCCTTCGACGAGATCTGCCGGATCGCCGCCGCGGCGGGCAAGCCCGCGCCCGCGAAACCCGCCGCCTGA
- a CDS encoding FAD-binding oxidoreductase, translating into MQEKAEQARSEVVVAALREALGPAVVSLPADFAGRRHADSSRMPCAEPIALLRPRTTEQVSTALRICHAHQQSVVTQGGLTGLAGGACMLGGEVALSLELMNAIEEIDPVSATMTVQAGVPLQAVQEAADAAGFMFPLDLGARGSATVGGNLGTNAGGNRVIRYGMMREQALDVEAVLADGSVVGGLRKMIKNNTGYDLKDLLIGSEGTLGVMTRAVLRLRPKPRAVSTAWCGLPDYESVTTLLRLAQERLPAGVSAFEVMWPGYYDFVLATLTELRAPLAGRHAFYVLLESSGADPEGQAAVFESFLGEMLESGTLDDAALAANESHAAAFWAIRDAPGEYGRFLPGRVSFDVSFAVAQVGVAAQHCEARLREQFPDARILIYGHLGDGNLHIVVQEPDWPASASAEVKRIVYGVTGELNGSVSAEHGIGTKKLEVLALSRTPAELAAMRAVKAALDPRGILNPGKIFVSSSERSS; encoded by the coding sequence ATGCAAGAGAAGGCCGAACAGGCTCGGAGCGAAGTTGTGGTCGCCGCGTTGCGCGAGGCGCTGGGGCCGGCCGTGGTCAGCTTGCCCGCCGATTTCGCGGGCCGCCGCCACGCCGATTCCAGCCGCATGCCGTGCGCGGAACCCATCGCGCTGCTACGTCCGCGCACCACCGAGCAGGTTTCCACGGCGCTGCGCATTTGCCACGCACACCAGCAGAGCGTGGTGACGCAGGGCGGCCTGACCGGTCTCGCGGGCGGCGCGTGCATGCTGGGCGGCGAGGTGGCGCTGAGTCTCGAACTCATGAACGCGATCGAGGAGATCGATCCGGTCAGCGCGACCATGACGGTGCAGGCGGGCGTGCCGCTGCAAGCCGTGCAGGAAGCCGCCGATGCCGCGGGCTTCATGTTTCCGCTCGATCTGGGCGCGCGCGGCAGCGCGACCGTCGGCGGCAATCTCGGCACCAACGCGGGCGGCAATCGCGTGATTCGCTACGGCATGATGCGCGAGCAGGCGCTCGACGTCGAAGCCGTGCTGGCGGACGGCAGCGTGGTCGGCGGCCTGCGCAAGATGATCAAGAACAACACGGGCTACGACCTGAAAGACCTGCTGATCGGCAGCGAAGGCACGCTCGGCGTGATGACGCGCGCCGTGCTGCGGCTGCGTCCGAAACCGCGTGCCGTGTCCACGGCCTGGTGCGGGTTGCCCGACTACGAGAGCGTGACCACGCTGCTGCGGCTCGCGCAGGAACGCTTGCCCGCGGGCGTTTCCGCGTTCGAAGTGATGTGGCCCGGCTACTACGACTTCGTGCTCGCCACCCTGACCGAGTTGCGCGCGCCGCTCGCGGGCCGCCACGCGTTCTACGTGCTGCTCGAAAGCAGCGGCGCGGACCCCGAAGGCCAGGCCGCCGTGTTCGAAAGTTTCCTCGGCGAGATGCTCGAAAGCGGCACGCTCGACGACGCCGCGCTCGCGGCCAACGAGTCGCACGCGGCCGCGTTCTGGGCCATTCGCGACGCGCCCGGCGAGTACGGCCGCTTTCTGCCCGGACGCGTGTCGTTCGACGTGAGTTTTGCGGTCGCGCAGGTGGGCGTGGCGGCGCAGCATTGCGAAGCGCGCCTGCGCGAGCAGTTTCCCGACGCCCGCATCCTGATCTACGGCCATCTCGGCGACGGCAATCTGCACATCGTCGTACAGGAGCCGGACTGGCCCGCGAGCGCGAGCGCCGAAGTCAAGCGCATCGTCTATGGCGTGACCGGCGAACTGAACGGCTCCGTTTCCGCCGAGCACGGTATCGGCACCAAAAAACTCGAAGTGCTCGCGCTCTCGCGCACGCCGGCGGAACTCGCGGCCATGCGCGCGGTGAAAGCGGCGCTGGACCCGCGCGGCATCCTGAATCCGGGAAAGATATTCGTTTCGTCATCCGAACGAAGTAGCTGA